From the genome of Pseudomonas putida:
GCGCCGGCATGATCATCGCCCCGCCGGTATTGCCGCACGGCAGCACCGGCCAGCATGGCAAGCTGGCCCATGTATCCACCGAAGAGCGTGCCCTGCGCTTTGGCCAGCAGCCGGCCACCGTGCTGTTCAGCGGCCTGTCGGGCGCGGGCAAGAGCACCCTGGCCTATGCCGTGGAGCGCAAGCTGTTCGACATGGGCCGTGCGGTCTACGTGCTCGACGGCCAGAACCTGCGCCACGACCTGAACAAGGGCCTGCCACAGGACCGCGCCGGTCGCACCGAGAACTGGCGCCGCGCCGCCCATGTGGCGCGCCAGTTCAACGAAGCCGGCATGCTGACCCTGGCCGCCTTCGTGGCCCCGGACGCCGAAGGCCGCGAACAGGCCAAGGCGCTGATCGGCAAGGACCGTCTGGTCACCGTTTACGTCCAGGCCTCGCCATTGGCCTGCCGCGAGCGCGACCCGCAAGGCCTGTACGCCGCTGGCGGCGACAACATCCCGGGCGAGAGCTTCCCGTACGATGTGCCGCTGGACGCCGATGTGGTGATCGATACCCAGGTCACCAGCGTCGAGGAAGGTGTGAAGCAGGTGCTGGATGTGTTGCGTCAGCGTGGCGCTATCTAAGCGTTGATGTTGTATGGAAAAACCTGCTTCGGCAGTAGTGCTGTTCACTTGAGGCTGCTTCGGAGCCCATCGCGGCTCAAGGCCGCTCCTACACTGACCTCGTAAGCCAAAATTCACTGGCTACCGCGGACTCTGTAGGAGCGGCCTTGTGCCGCGAAAGGGCCGCAAAGCGGCCCCGACGATCTAAAGTGAACAGCATTACGCTTCGGCGGGTTTTTTTCGTTTTTGGGTTGGGCGGGGCGGCGCTGGATCTCAAACCCGCCCCTGCAACCAAGGCAAGCACCAGCGGCCCTGCCTCGCCATTCGGAAGGACACCAGCCGAAAGATGGCCCATCGGTGAAAGGGACGATTTATTTTCCTATTTAGTTTGAGGCCGACCTGCCTCGTCTGCTCGATGCATTTCCCGGGAACTGATTGGAGCAGGGAAATACATAGCAGGAAAATAAAGTCGCCCCCTTTTCCCAAGGCCTGTACGCCGCTGGCGGCGACAACATCCCGGGCGAGAGCTTCCCGTACGATGTGCCGCTGGACGCCAATGTAGTGATCGATACCCAGGTAACCAGCATCGAGGACGGTGTGAAGCAGGTGCTGGATGTGCTGCGTCAGCGTGGTGCTATGTAAGCGTTGATGCTGTGTGAGAAACCCCGCATCGCGAGCTGCGCTCGCTCCTACGCTTGTTTTTGGCCAGTAACGCCAATGACAATCGCGCGCGACCGCTTGGTGAGTACGACACGATATCGAGACGACTCCAAAGGGTCTTGGCTTTCAATGTGATGGACTAGCTCTGCTGGGTTTAAGCAGAACTGCATGTGGGGGCATATCGCATTTGAACTGCTTTCATGGTTGTATTCGTAAAGAAGCCATTTTCCCCGCCCGAAAGCAGGGTGCATATGACGATAACGTATCTAAAGTTTATTGGTCTTTTTTGTGCTTGAGGGGGTTATGTCAGATTAATCTGTCATGGAAGTGATCTCGAAAAATGATGTTTTCAAGAATGAAATTTCAAGCGTGGTCGTAGGAAAATCCAAGTTGCTGGCTAGGTGATCTTTCCAACTGGTTTCACTTTTATCTGATCTGGGATTATGGATGCCCTGGCTCGCTTAGCGATTGCTTTAGGGTTCAACGGGTCCTTGATTAAGGTTTATAAAAATGGGTAAATACAGAAAAGTTCACATCGAGCGGTTCCGGGGTTCTGGTGGGGTTGTCCTCCCCCCGAACCAGGCTATGCATGCAGGCGATTTCATAAAATCACCTAACGGACGGTATGCGCTCCGCCTTCGACCTGATGGAAACTTGGTGCTTGAGGATCGCGGCGTCGTGATCTGGCTGGCCAATGAAAAACAGCAGCACAGCTACACCTTTAAACTCAGGAAGCGGGAGGCTCTTCACTTCATAATCCAGAACTCCGGTTTTCTTTATGATCCCTCCCGTGGCCGGATATGGTCGGCCCAAGCCACGGAAACCCGAGATACGTCCTATTGGCGCAATAATCATCTAGCGGTTACAGATACAGGGAATATAGAAATCTATGATGGTAGGAGCGGGGAAGTCAGGTGGGCCCGTACAGGATTTGTACCGGGGCGACTTCGTCGGCGGGAGAAGATATTTCCGCATGTTGATCTACCACAAGAACTTAAGCCAGTTTTTAAAATTAAGCATGATTTTCCATAATTCCTAGAATTCATATCCGCTTGCAGATAGCTTCAGGGTTAATCAACAAATACTTGGTTGGTGTGCCTGGAGCTATTTTGGTTGTGAACGGTGTAGGATGGGTTCAGTGTTGTGGGGTTTGGATTAATTTGTAATGTTGCTCGTAGTCTACATCTCTCTCGCAACCTTGTCGGTACGGGTCCATGTCGCACTTAAATGTTGTGTTCTTGTTGTTTGGATTCCAGGACCAGTGGCTGCATCCGGAGAGAGCTAATACTACTATAAGGCTTAGTGGCTTCATGACGTGCTCGCGCGTGTAGAGGTAGCGCCATTTTGGTTGTGGAATATCCTGCTGAATACCTCGATTTTCTCTGGTTCTGGTAGGAGATTTTCCTTATTCGAAGGTGAATATTCTTACATTGGTTGTGTCAGTGGACTTTCTAAGTCTATGAGGATTAATGTGAGTATGGTGTGACTCAACGGGGCTTAAACTGAAGTTCTCGAATAAGGAAGCTGCTAAAAGTTAGAAGGGTATTCACATGTGCCTTTCCGATACCGGAATCACCCGCTTCTGCTTCACCGCTTTATAAGAAAAACTCGAATAAATCTCCTTCACCCCTGGCAACCTTTGCAACACCTCGCGTGTAAACTCCCCAAACGATTCCAAATCTCGCGCCAATATCTCCAGCAGAAAATCATATCGCCCAGAAATGTTATGGCAGGCGACGATCTCCGGTATCTCCATCAACCGCCTTTCGAACGCCACCGCCATGTCCTTGGTATGCGAATCCATCATGATGCTGACGAACGCCGTCACGCCAAACCCCAACGACTTGGGTGAAAGAATGGCCTGATACCCCGTTATGTAGCCATTGTCCTCAAGCAACTTGACCCGTCGCCAGCACGGTGAAGTGGTCAGCGCCACTTGATCGGCCAATTCCGAAACGGTCAGTCGGGCGTTGTCCTGCAAGGCAGCGAGCAGAGCGCGGTCGGTACGGTCGAGTGTGTTGGGCATGTTGTGCCCTCCTGAAGGGCTTTTTATTGTTTTCATTCCAAAACACGCCAGATTGCGTGGGCAATTTTGGAAAAATTCGGGCTGCCTGGTGGCATAAGCTTAGAACAAACCACCAGAGGTTGTTGCCATGCGCGCCTCCCCTAACAACAGCGGTTTTTCCACGCGAGCAATCCATCACGGCTACGACCCGCTCTCCCACGGCGGCGCCCTGGTGCCGCCGGTCTACCAGACCGCGACCTACGCTTTTCCTACCGTCGAGTACGGTGCCGCGTGCTTTGCCGGGGAGGAGGGTGGGCATTTCTACAGCCGCATCTCCAACCCGACCCTGGCCCTGCTGGAGCAGCGCATGGCCTCGTTGGAGGGCGGCGAAGCGGGGTTGGCGCTCGCTTCGGGCATGGGGGCCATTACCTCGACCTTGTGGACCTTGCTGCGTCCCGGCGACGAACTGATCGTCGGGCGTACCGTCTACGGCTGCACGTTCGCCTACATGCACCATGGCCTTGGCGAGTTCGGGATCAAGGTCCGCCATGTCGATCTCAACGACCCCAAGGCGTTGAAAGCAGCCATCACCCACAAGACGCGGATGATCTATTTCGAGACCCCGGCCAACCCGAACATGCAACTGGTCGATATCGCGGCAGTGGTGGAGGCCGCGCGAGGGCACGACCTGCAGGTGGTGGTCGACAACACCTACTGCACGCCCTACCTGCAGCGGCCTCTGGAGCTTGGGGCGGACCTCGTTGTGCATTCGGCCACCAAGTATCTCAGCGGCCATGGCGATATCACCGCCGGCCTGGTGGTCGGACGCAAGGGATTGATCGACAGGATCCGACTGGAGGGCCTCAAGGACATGACCGGGGCGGTATTGTCGCCCCACGATGCGGCGTTGCTGATGCGTGGCATCAAGACCCTGGCATTGCGCATGGACCGCCATTGCGCCAACGCGCAGCAGGTCGCCGAGTTGCTCGCCCGCCAGCCGCAGGTCGAACTGATTCACTATCCCGGACTGACCTCGTTCGCCCAGTTCGACCTGGCCCAGCGGCAGATGCGCCAGCCGGGCGGGATGATCGCGTTCGAGCTCAAGGGCGGGATCGAGGCCGGGCGACGGTTCATGAATGCCCTGCAACTGTTCGCCAGGGCAGTGAGCCTGGGCGATGCCGAATCGCTGGCGCAGCATCCGGCGAGCATGACCCATTCGAGCTATACGCCGAAGGAGCGGGCGCACCATGGGATTTCCGAGGGGTTGGTGCGGTTGTCGGTCGGGTTGGAGGATGTGGAGGATTTGTTGGGGGATATCGGGCAGGCGTTGGAGGCCTGCAGCTAGGTTGTCGGTGCCGGCCTCTTCGCGGGTAAACCCGCTCCTACAGGTAGTGCGCGGTGTTTGAGAGTTGTGCAAATGCTGTAGGAGCGGGTTTACCCGCGAAAGGGCCAGTAGATGTCACCCACAGAAAAGGCCTCTCGCGAGGCCTTCTTGCATGCTATTTTAGCGAATCAACGCTTGAGCCCGTAGCTCTCGTCGAGCATGCCCGGC
Proteins encoded in this window:
- a CDS encoding Lrp/AsnC family transcriptional regulator, with product MPNTLDRTDRALLAALQDNARLTVSELADQVALTTSPCWRRVKLLEDNGYITGYQAILSPKSLGFGVTAFVSIMMDSHTKDMAVAFERRLMEIPEIVACHNISGRYDFLLEILARDLESFGEFTREVLQRLPGVKEIYSSFSYKAVKQKRVIPVSERHM
- a CDS encoding methionine gamma-lyase; this translates as MRASPNNSGFSTRAIHHGYDPLSHGGALVPPVYQTATYAFPTVEYGAACFAGEEGGHFYSRISNPTLALLEQRMASLEGGEAGLALASGMGAITSTLWTLLRPGDELIVGRTVYGCTFAYMHHGLGEFGIKVRHVDLNDPKALKAAITHKTRMIYFETPANPNMQLVDIAAVVEAARGHDLQVVVDNTYCTPYLQRPLELGADLVVHSATKYLSGHGDITAGLVVGRKGLIDRIRLEGLKDMTGAVLSPHDAALLMRGIKTLALRMDRHCANAQQVAELLARQPQVELIHYPGLTSFAQFDLAQRQMRQPGGMIAFELKGGIEAGRRFMNALQLFARAVSLGDAESLAQHPASMTHSSYTPKERAHHGISEGLVRLSVGLEDVEDLLGDIGQALEACS